One Desulfurellaceae bacterium DNA window includes the following coding sequences:
- a CDS encoding ABC transporter permease subunit — MGQAHTFLTNFRAVVAKELRSYFLSPFIYLVTAVFLLVSGYYFYTDLIFYVQFGFGLNIIENFWQLVFTDIRLMLLLAIPFLTMRLFAEEKRLGTIELLLTYPMRDAELYLGKFVACSLATLFMLSFTAVYPVLVYWVQPFNWTLVLAGYSGLALIALACIACGLFISSLTDNQVVAGFAALCTLLFFWILSWNEGATRDGFLYWLAQTSMVTHFQGFAQGFIDTKEIAFFFAFVLFFSFLTLRSLESRQWKGRR, encoded by the coding sequence ATGGGACAGGCACACACCTTTCTGACGAACTTTCGGGCTGTCGTCGCCAAAGAACTCCGCTCGTATTTTCTGTCGCCCTTCATCTATCTGGTCACCGCCGTCTTTCTGCTGGTCAGCGGCTATTATTTTTATACCGACCTCATCTTCTACGTGCAGTTCGGGTTCGGCCTCAACATCATCGAAAACTTCTGGCAGCTCGTTTTTACCGATATCCGTCTGATGCTGCTGCTGGCGATTCCGTTCCTGACCATGCGGCTGTTTGCCGAAGAAAAACGGCTGGGCACGATCGAGTTGCTGCTGACCTATCCGATGCGGGACGCCGAGCTGTATCTGGGCAAATTCGTCGCTTGCAGCCTGGCCACCCTGTTCATGCTGTCCTTCACCGCGGTCTATCCCGTGCTGGTCTACTGGGTGCAGCCGTTCAACTGGACCCTCGTCCTGGCCGGCTATAGCGGACTCGCCCTCATCGCCCTGGCCTGCATCGCGTGTGGCCTGTTCATCTCCTCGCTGACCGACAACCAGGTAGTGGCCGGTTTTGCCGCGCTGTGTACGCTGCTGTTCTTCTGGATCCTGAGCTGGAATGAGGGCGCCACCCGCGACGGCTTTCTGTACTGGCTGGCCCAGACCTCCATGGTCACCCATTTTCAGGGCTTTGCCCAGGGATTCATTGACACCAAAGAGATCGCCTTCTTTTTCGCCTTCGTCCTGTTCTTCAGTTTCCTGACCCTCCGGTCGCTTGAATCCCGCCAGTGGAAGGGACGCCGATGA
- a CDS encoding ABC transporter ATP-binding protein yields MIEVHNVTKYYGQVRALHQVSFDVREGEIVGLLGPNGSGKTTLMRILTGFFPPTEGRVVVAGYDVETASLEMRRKLGYLAENVVLYPDMTVRAFLGFCARVKTAGGADRRRQVERVLDECSLSHMARRHIGTLSKGYRQRVGLAQALLCEPQVLILDEPTIGLDPHQLIDMRELIKSLGGKTTVLLSSHILAEVAQVCHRVVIIDKGQILAEDTPAGLSQRLQSATRTRLRVAGPVEDIQTALRALPGVSEVILQDTPQDGPAEDQQPGHLFLVHSQDRTLNHELAELVVNRGWSLHELNPLTAGLEELFVRLTTEEQRPAA; encoded by the coding sequence ATGATTGAAGTCCACAACGTCACCAAATACTACGGTCAGGTTCGGGCTCTCCACCAGGTGTCCTTCGATGTCCGGGAAGGAGAGATCGTCGGTCTGCTCGGCCCCAACGGCTCGGGCAAGACCACGCTCATGCGCATCCTGACCGGCTTCTTCCCGCCGACCGAGGGTCGAGTCGTGGTGGCCGGTTACGACGTGGAAACCGCGTCTCTGGAGATGCGCCGCAAGCTCGGCTATCTGGCCGAAAACGTCGTGTTGTACCCGGACATGACGGTCCGCGCCTTTCTGGGCTTCTGTGCGCGGGTGAAAACGGCCGGCGGGGCAGACCGGCGCAGGCAGGTCGAGCGCGTGCTCGACGAGTGCAGCCTCAGCCATATGGCCCGCCGCCACATTGGCACCCTGTCGAAGGGCTACCGCCAACGGGTCGGCCTGGCCCAGGCCCTGCTGTGTGAGCCGCAGGTTTTGATTCTGGACGAACCCACGATCGGTCTCGACCCCCACCAGCTGATCGACATGCGGGAGCTGATCAAGAGCCTGGGCGGAAAAACGACGGTATTATTATCAAGCCACATCCTGGCCGAGGTCGCCCAGGTGTGCCACCGGGTGGTGATTATCGATAAAGGCCAGATTCTGGCCGAGGATACCCCGGCCGGACTCAGCCAACGTCTGCAATCCGCTACCCGGACTCGGCTGCGGGTGGCGGGTCCGGTCGAGGATATTCAGACCGCCCTGCGGGCGCTGCCCGGGGTGAGTGAGGTCATCCTCCAAGACACTCCGCAAGACGGTCCGGCAGAGGATCAGCAACCGGGACACCTCTTTCTGGTCCACTCCCAGGATCGCACGCTCAACCACGAACTCGCCGAGCTGGTGGTCAACCGGGGCTGGTCCCTGCACGAGCTCAACCCGCTCACCGCCGGTCTGGAAGAGTTATTTGTACGCCTGACAACAGAGGAACAGCGTCCAGCGGCCTGA